The Cataglyphis hispanica isolate Lineage 1 chromosome 5, ULB_Chis1_1.0, whole genome shotgun sequence genome has a segment encoding these proteins:
- the LOC126849616 gene encoding E3 ubiquitin-protein ligase LRSAM1-like isoform X1 — MRAKMSKKHENKANIDYKARLEYKLYLARENPEPIFDVSECALKHVPSGIYSLCKVFRKETLLMYDNKLSSLSGGGALSNLSLLTVLDIHGNEFTTLPPDIMCLSSLKELYLQDNSIRKLPNEIMYLSKLTILDVSKNNLKQMPNGIGQLQKQLTTLNISHNKSLQKLPISLGYAQQLTNLNIDGLKLSYPPQDILDGGTIVIIAFLANENGIDYSPETSISETDISRDISSDDMQTVHHNKSNDVQAILQKLDKMKEHRQNALLEVERNIKQQQEYEMEVQSMLKVHKKKLLEDLALQQIQLEQELEKVQQERDTNRARLLSYVYNAEKEADNVIKEFLRISEEERQSQTELLEREKQEEMQLLSSCHSEQSMLRMKDTLFAMEKLLEEEMCKARKLEEHTKYRDYTMQSLLTLEVKNNDHLAQIVQDQEKNRQDLVDRLRQDEVLQKAAVATLLERSDARSWSIVQQVNLVQSQLAALTNIEFERKKLEINQQLNEIADKRVALTAILIDLLEQQKNRRDQLLETINTIEQQRCISNARRGSMFWLMQYQSLMEVRPQGLLEMLEPMLVRHVAIAEALHCLPFLATLPSLLPDISDEKLKDIGISCDRDRTAIMLAVENYLTEMKLNESTSPIMPSAPLEEASTSNQNYNFVQNMMECVICFDLQCEIIFLPCGHLCCCSTCADKVFAGCPMCRSPIERKVRIMQP, encoded by the exons ATGCGAGCAAAGATGTCAAAGAAGCATGAGAATAAGGCTAACATCGATTACAAGGCGCGACTCGAGTACAAATTGTACttg gcCAGAGAAAATCCAGAGCCAATATTTGATGTGTCAGAATGTGCCTTGAAGCATGTGCCATCGGGTATCTATTCACTCTGCAAGGTGTTTCGGAAGGAAACCTTACTAATGTACGACAACAAGCTGAGCTCACTCTCGGGTGGAGGTGCCTTAAGTAACTTGTCGCTACTGACTGTTTTAGACATTCATGGGAATGAGTTTACCACATTACCCCCTGATATTATGTGTCTCTCTTCTCTCAAG GAGCTCTATTTGCAAGACAATAGCATCCGCAAACTACCCAATGAGATAATGTATTTGAGTAAATTAACAATTCTGGATGTCTCGAAGAACAATCTGAAACAAATGCCTAATGGCATTGGACAATTGCAGAAGCAACTCACTACTCTTAATATTAGCCATAATAAATCATTGCAAAAGCTGCCCATATCTCTGGGCTATGCTCAGCAATTGACAAATCTAAATATTGATGGTTTGAAATTATCGTATCCACCTCAAGATATTTTAGATGGTGGCACAATAgtgattattgcatttttggCGAACGAGAATGGAATCGACTACTCGCCGGAGACTTCGATATCAGAGACCGATATTTCGAGGGATATAAGTTCAGATGACATGCAAACAGTACATCACAATAAGAGTAATGATGTTCag gCAATATTACAGAAGCTAGACAAAATGAAG GAACATCGGCAAAATGCCTTATTGGAAGTGGAGAGGAACATAAAACAGCAGCAGGAATATGAAATGGAAGTGCAATCCATGCTCAaagttcataaaaagaaa CTTCTGGAAGATCTAGCATTACAACAGATACAATTGGAACAAGAACTTGAGAAAGTGCAGCAAGAAAGAGACACGAATAGAGCGCGTTTGCTTTCATACGTTTATAATG CTGAAAAAGAAGctgataatgtaattaaagaatttctaaGAATTAGTGAAGAAGAAAGGCAAAGTCAAACTGAATTATTAGAACGGGAGAAGCAGGAAGAAATGCAATTGTTAAGTTCTTGCCACTCAGAACAGTCCATGCTACGTATGAAGGATACtcttt ttGCAATGGAGAAATTGTTGGAAGAAGAAATGTGCAAAGCGAGGAAACTGGAAGAGCATACTAAATATAGAGATTATACGATGCAATCCTTGCTTACACT agaGGTAAAGAACAACGACCATTTGGCACAGATAGTGCAggatcaagaaaaaaataggcaAGATCTCGTTGATAGATTGCGACAGGACGAAGTTTTGCAGAAAGCGGCAGTCGCTACATTATTAGAACGTAGTGATGCGCGTTCTTGGAGCATTGTTCAACAAGTAAATCTAGTCCAGTCGCAATTGGCCGCGCTTACAAATATCGAGTTTGAAAGAAAGAAGTTGGAGATCAACCAGCAGCTT aatgagATCGCTGATAAACGCGTGGCCCTAACAGCTATTCTGATTGACTTATTGGAACAGCAAAAGAACAGGAGAGACCAACTACTGGAAACAATTAATACGATAGAGCAGCAGCGATgcatttct AATGCGAGGCGGGGCAGTATGTTCTGGCTAATGCAGTATCAGTCTCTAATGGAAGTACGACCACAAGGATTACTGGAAATGTTGGAACCTATGCTAGTTCGGCATGTAGCGATAGCAGAAGCTTTGCACTGTCTTCCATTTCTGGCCACGTTGCCGTCTTTGTTACCAGACATTagcgatgaaaaattaaaagat ATAGGCATAAGTTGCGATAGAGATCGTACTGCTATAATGCTAGCAGTTGAAAATTATCTGACAGAGATGAAACTAAATGAATCCACATCGCCCATAATGCCTTCTGCGCCTCTTGAAGAAGCGTCGACCAGCAATCAGAACTACAATTTTGTTCAGAATATGATGGAATGTGTAATTTGCTTCGATTTGCAA tgTGAGATCATTTTTCTACCTTGTGGACATCTCTGCTGTTGTTCTACTTGTGCAGACAAAGTTTTTGCAGGATGTCCAATGTGCAGGAGTCCAATAGAACGCAAAGTTCGAATTATGCAGCCTTAA
- the LOC126849616 gene encoding E3 ubiquitin-protein ligase LRSAM1-like isoform X2, with translation MRAKMSKKHENKANIDYKARLEYKLYLARENPEPIFDVSECALKHVPSGIYSLCKVFRKETLLMYDNKLSSLSGGGALSNLSLLTVLDIHGNEFTTLPPDIMCLSSLKELYLQDNSIRKLPNEIMYLSKLTILDVSKNNLKQMPNGIGQLQKQLTTLNISHNKSLQKLPISLGYAQQLTNLNIDGLKLSYPPQDILDGGTIVIIAFLANENGIDYSPETSISETDISRDISSDDMQTVHHNKSNDVQEHRQNALLEVERNIKQQQEYEMEVQSMLKVHKKKLLEDLALQQIQLEQELEKVQQERDTNRARLLSYVYNAEKEADNVIKEFLRISEEERQSQTELLEREKQEEMQLLSSCHSEQSMLRMKDTLFAMEKLLEEEMCKARKLEEHTKYRDYTMQSLLTLEVKNNDHLAQIVQDQEKNRQDLVDRLRQDEVLQKAAVATLLERSDARSWSIVQQVNLVQSQLAALTNIEFERKKLEINQQLNEIADKRVALTAILIDLLEQQKNRRDQLLETINTIEQQRCISNARRGSMFWLMQYQSLMEVRPQGLLEMLEPMLVRHVAIAEALHCLPFLATLPSLLPDISDEKLKDIGISCDRDRTAIMLAVENYLTEMKLNESTSPIMPSAPLEEASTSNQNYNFVQNMMECVICFDLQCEIIFLPCGHLCCCSTCADKVFAGCPMCRSPIERKVRIMQP, from the exons ATGCGAGCAAAGATGTCAAAGAAGCATGAGAATAAGGCTAACATCGATTACAAGGCGCGACTCGAGTACAAATTGTACttg gcCAGAGAAAATCCAGAGCCAATATTTGATGTGTCAGAATGTGCCTTGAAGCATGTGCCATCGGGTATCTATTCACTCTGCAAGGTGTTTCGGAAGGAAACCTTACTAATGTACGACAACAAGCTGAGCTCACTCTCGGGTGGAGGTGCCTTAAGTAACTTGTCGCTACTGACTGTTTTAGACATTCATGGGAATGAGTTTACCACATTACCCCCTGATATTATGTGTCTCTCTTCTCTCAAG GAGCTCTATTTGCAAGACAATAGCATCCGCAAACTACCCAATGAGATAATGTATTTGAGTAAATTAACAATTCTGGATGTCTCGAAGAACAATCTGAAACAAATGCCTAATGGCATTGGACAATTGCAGAAGCAACTCACTACTCTTAATATTAGCCATAATAAATCATTGCAAAAGCTGCCCATATCTCTGGGCTATGCTCAGCAATTGACAAATCTAAATATTGATGGTTTGAAATTATCGTATCCACCTCAAGATATTTTAGATGGTGGCACAATAgtgattattgcatttttggCGAACGAGAATGGAATCGACTACTCGCCGGAGACTTCGATATCAGAGACCGATATTTCGAGGGATATAAGTTCAGATGACATGCAAACAGTACATCACAATAAGAGTAATGATGTTCag GAACATCGGCAAAATGCCTTATTGGAAGTGGAGAGGAACATAAAACAGCAGCAGGAATATGAAATGGAAGTGCAATCCATGCTCAaagttcataaaaagaaa CTTCTGGAAGATCTAGCATTACAACAGATACAATTGGAACAAGAACTTGAGAAAGTGCAGCAAGAAAGAGACACGAATAGAGCGCGTTTGCTTTCATACGTTTATAATG CTGAAAAAGAAGctgataatgtaattaaagaatttctaaGAATTAGTGAAGAAGAAAGGCAAAGTCAAACTGAATTATTAGAACGGGAGAAGCAGGAAGAAATGCAATTGTTAAGTTCTTGCCACTCAGAACAGTCCATGCTACGTATGAAGGATACtcttt ttGCAATGGAGAAATTGTTGGAAGAAGAAATGTGCAAAGCGAGGAAACTGGAAGAGCATACTAAATATAGAGATTATACGATGCAATCCTTGCTTACACT agaGGTAAAGAACAACGACCATTTGGCACAGATAGTGCAggatcaagaaaaaaataggcaAGATCTCGTTGATAGATTGCGACAGGACGAAGTTTTGCAGAAAGCGGCAGTCGCTACATTATTAGAACGTAGTGATGCGCGTTCTTGGAGCATTGTTCAACAAGTAAATCTAGTCCAGTCGCAATTGGCCGCGCTTACAAATATCGAGTTTGAAAGAAAGAAGTTGGAGATCAACCAGCAGCTT aatgagATCGCTGATAAACGCGTGGCCCTAACAGCTATTCTGATTGACTTATTGGAACAGCAAAAGAACAGGAGAGACCAACTACTGGAAACAATTAATACGATAGAGCAGCAGCGATgcatttct AATGCGAGGCGGGGCAGTATGTTCTGGCTAATGCAGTATCAGTCTCTAATGGAAGTACGACCACAAGGATTACTGGAAATGTTGGAACCTATGCTAGTTCGGCATGTAGCGATAGCAGAAGCTTTGCACTGTCTTCCATTTCTGGCCACGTTGCCGTCTTTGTTACCAGACATTagcgatgaaaaattaaaagat ATAGGCATAAGTTGCGATAGAGATCGTACTGCTATAATGCTAGCAGTTGAAAATTATCTGACAGAGATGAAACTAAATGAATCCACATCGCCCATAATGCCTTCTGCGCCTCTTGAAGAAGCGTCGACCAGCAATCAGAACTACAATTTTGTTCAGAATATGATGGAATGTGTAATTTGCTTCGATTTGCAA tgTGAGATCATTTTTCTACCTTGTGGACATCTCTGCTGTTGTTCTACTTGTGCAGACAAAGTTTTTGCAGGATGTCCAATGTGCAGGAGTCCAATAGAACGCAAAGTTCGAATTATGCAGCCTTAA
- the LOC126849616 gene encoding E3 ubiquitin-protein ligase LRSAM1-like isoform X3 translates to MCLSSLKELYLQDNSIRKLPNEIMYLSKLTILDVSKNNLKQMPNGIGQLQKQLTTLNISHNKSLQKLPISLGYAQQLTNLNIDGLKLSYPPQDILDGGTIVIIAFLANENGIDYSPETSISETDISRDISSDDMQTVHHNKSNDVQAILQKLDKMKEHRQNALLEVERNIKQQQEYEMEVQSMLKVHKKKLLEDLALQQIQLEQELEKVQQERDTNRARLLSYVYNAEKEADNVIKEFLRISEEERQSQTELLEREKQEEMQLLSSCHSEQSMLRMKDTLFAMEKLLEEEMCKARKLEEHTKYRDYTMQSLLTLEVKNNDHLAQIVQDQEKNRQDLVDRLRQDEVLQKAAVATLLERSDARSWSIVQQVNLVQSQLAALTNIEFERKKLEINQQLNEIADKRVALTAILIDLLEQQKNRRDQLLETINTIEQQRCISNARRGSMFWLMQYQSLMEVRPQGLLEMLEPMLVRHVAIAEALHCLPFLATLPSLLPDISDEKLKDIGISCDRDRTAIMLAVENYLTEMKLNESTSPIMPSAPLEEASTSNQNYNFVQNMMECVICFDLQCEIIFLPCGHLCCCSTCADKVFAGCPMCRSPIERKVRIMQP, encoded by the exons ATGTGTCTCTCTTCTCTCAAG GAGCTCTATTTGCAAGACAATAGCATCCGCAAACTACCCAATGAGATAATGTATTTGAGTAAATTAACAATTCTGGATGTCTCGAAGAACAATCTGAAACAAATGCCTAATGGCATTGGACAATTGCAGAAGCAACTCACTACTCTTAATATTAGCCATAATAAATCATTGCAAAAGCTGCCCATATCTCTGGGCTATGCTCAGCAATTGACAAATCTAAATATTGATGGTTTGAAATTATCGTATCCACCTCAAGATATTTTAGATGGTGGCACAATAgtgattattgcatttttggCGAACGAGAATGGAATCGACTACTCGCCGGAGACTTCGATATCAGAGACCGATATTTCGAGGGATATAAGTTCAGATGACATGCAAACAGTACATCACAATAAGAGTAATGATGTTCag gCAATATTACAGAAGCTAGACAAAATGAAG GAACATCGGCAAAATGCCTTATTGGAAGTGGAGAGGAACATAAAACAGCAGCAGGAATATGAAATGGAAGTGCAATCCATGCTCAaagttcataaaaagaaa CTTCTGGAAGATCTAGCATTACAACAGATACAATTGGAACAAGAACTTGAGAAAGTGCAGCAAGAAAGAGACACGAATAGAGCGCGTTTGCTTTCATACGTTTATAATG CTGAAAAAGAAGctgataatgtaattaaagaatttctaaGAATTAGTGAAGAAGAAAGGCAAAGTCAAACTGAATTATTAGAACGGGAGAAGCAGGAAGAAATGCAATTGTTAAGTTCTTGCCACTCAGAACAGTCCATGCTACGTATGAAGGATACtcttt ttGCAATGGAGAAATTGTTGGAAGAAGAAATGTGCAAAGCGAGGAAACTGGAAGAGCATACTAAATATAGAGATTATACGATGCAATCCTTGCTTACACT agaGGTAAAGAACAACGACCATTTGGCACAGATAGTGCAggatcaagaaaaaaataggcaAGATCTCGTTGATAGATTGCGACAGGACGAAGTTTTGCAGAAAGCGGCAGTCGCTACATTATTAGAACGTAGTGATGCGCGTTCTTGGAGCATTGTTCAACAAGTAAATCTAGTCCAGTCGCAATTGGCCGCGCTTACAAATATCGAGTTTGAAAGAAAGAAGTTGGAGATCAACCAGCAGCTT aatgagATCGCTGATAAACGCGTGGCCCTAACAGCTATTCTGATTGACTTATTGGAACAGCAAAAGAACAGGAGAGACCAACTACTGGAAACAATTAATACGATAGAGCAGCAGCGATgcatttct AATGCGAGGCGGGGCAGTATGTTCTGGCTAATGCAGTATCAGTCTCTAATGGAAGTACGACCACAAGGATTACTGGAAATGTTGGAACCTATGCTAGTTCGGCATGTAGCGATAGCAGAAGCTTTGCACTGTCTTCCATTTCTGGCCACGTTGCCGTCTTTGTTACCAGACATTagcgatgaaaaattaaaagat ATAGGCATAAGTTGCGATAGAGATCGTACTGCTATAATGCTAGCAGTTGAAAATTATCTGACAGAGATGAAACTAAATGAATCCACATCGCCCATAATGCCTTCTGCGCCTCTTGAAGAAGCGTCGACCAGCAATCAGAACTACAATTTTGTTCAGAATATGATGGAATGTGTAATTTGCTTCGATTTGCAA tgTGAGATCATTTTTCTACCTTGTGGACATCTCTGCTGTTGTTCTACTTGTGCAGACAAAGTTTTTGCAGGATGTCCAATGTGCAGGAGTCCAATAGAACGCAAAGTTCGAATTATGCAGCCTTAA
- the LOC126849620 gene encoding DNA polymerase epsilon subunit 3 has protein sequence MAERLEDLNLPNAVVTRIIKEALPDGVTVGKDARTAVAKAASIFILYLTSSANIIAKKGNRKTISGQDVIQAMVDIEFDQFVDPLQESLENFRKVQKEKKDATSKKKQQKRDEDDMNGEDEETGREITVF, from the coding sequence ATGGCTGAGCGATTAGAAGATCTGAACCTGCCCAATGCAGTTGTAACAAGAATTATCAAGGAAGCTTTACCTGATGGAGTGACAGTTGGAAAAGATGCTAGAACAGCAGTAGCAAAGGCTGCATCTATATTTATACTCTATCTTACATCATCTGCTAATATAATAGCCAAGAAAGGCAATCGCAAAACCATCAGTGGACAAGATGTGATTCAAGCGATGGtggatattgaatttgatcaATTTGTTGATCCGCTACAGGAATCTCTAGAGAACTTTAGAAAAgttcaaaaagagaaaaaagatgcaACATCAAAAAAGAAGCAACAAAAGAGAGATGAGGATGATATGAATGGTGAAGATGAAGAAACAGGGAGGGAAATTACAGTTTTCTAA
- the LOC126849617 gene encoding gamma-soluble NSF attachment protein-like: MSKIEEANEHIRQAEKALKPTLLKWRPDYEVAAEEYSHAATCFRIAKSYAQCKECLVKAANCYKQTKAWFHAAKSIEQALLICREMGDLSEVSKLAHSACTLFQQHGSPESGVTALDKAAKMLEATQPQQALELFKRAADIIMGEDSPRHAAEYMSKAARLLVKLQMYDEAADAIRREIGMYQEIKLWQSLGRLTVALVLVQLARGDQVAAEKAFKEWGNYCEPPEVQTLEMLLQAYDNEDANAARAALNSPFIKHMDVEYAKLARGLPLPQQEYAVPPAGIRANAAESYVSPNVSKPTEQATIEAEVNEKNDVDVTSQSTKEVAEKKSEVAPPPQSKPAQKEEEAEDEYEGGLC, from the exons atgtcaaaaatcgaGGAGGCGAACGAACATATAAGGCAGGCTGAAAAAGC cttAAAGCCTACTCTTTTGAAATGGCGACCTGATTACGAAGTAGCAGCTGAAGAGTACTCACATGCAG CAACATGCTTTCGAATAGCCAAGTCATATGCACAATGTAAAGAATGTTTGGTGAAAGCAGCTAATTGTTACAAACAAACCAAAGC aTGGTTCCATGCAGcaaa GAGCATTGAACAAGCTCTGCTCATCTGCAGAGAAATGGGGGATCTTTCAGAGGTATCGAAACTAGCTCATAGTGCCTGCACCCTTTTTCAGCAACATGGTTCTCCTGAATCTGGCGTAACCGCCCTTGACAAGGCTGCCAAGATGCTAGAAGCTACACAGCCTCAGCAGGCTCTAGAACTGTTTAAACGTGCAGCTGATATAATCATG GGCGAAGATAGTCCGCGGCACGCAGCGGAATATATGAGTAAAGCTGCGAGATTACTGGTGAAGCTGCAAATGTATGATGAGGCGGCGGATGCGATACGTCGCGAAATTGGCATGtatcaagaaataaaactCTGGCAATCACTTGGGAGACTCACTGTAGCCCTGGTACTCGTGCAATTGGCGCGGGGTGATCAAGTGGCGGCCGAAAAGGCCTTCAAAGAATGGGGGAATTACTGCGAACCTCccgaa GTACAAACATTGGAGATGTTGCTGCAGGCCTATGACAATGAGGATGCAAACGCAGCTCGGGCAGCCCTTAATAGCCCTTTTATCAAACACATGGATGTAGAATATGCTAAACTAGCGCGAGGATTGCCCTTGCCGCAACAAGAATATGCAGTTCCGCCAGCTGGAATAAGGGCTAACGCCGCGGAATCCTACGTTTCTCCCAACGTGTCCAAACCCACTGAACAAGCTACCATCGAAGCAGAAGTTAAT GAAAAGAATGATGTCGATGTAACTAGTCAGTCAACGAAAGAAGTGGCTGAAAAGAAATCGGAAGTTGCACCACCGCCACAATCGAAACCGGCgcaaaaagaggaagaggcaGAAGACGAATATGAAGGAGGCCTGTGTTAA
- the LOC126849618 gene encoding syntaxin-6 isoform X2, with protein sequence MTLENPFFVVKDEVCKALNKNRGLYGRWSELQNVGVGITSPTGGGGVPISGSATAPPISRADELDWTTTELRKALRSIEWDLDDLEDTICIVEKNPTKFKIDNKELTVQRSFIEQAREEVKIMKDKLNLSRSRDRDNTARQPLLDNSPARVPTNHGTTKYSKLENEIDSPNRQFLSDTMQQQNTMIMQQDEQLDMIGETVGTLKTVSRQINSELDEQAVMLDEFGNELETTDSKLDATMKKMAKVLHMSNDRRQWVAIGVLTAILVFLIILFIIK encoded by the exons ATGACGCTGGAGAACCCGTTCTTTGTCGTCAAAGA CGAGGTGTGCAAGGCGTTGAACAAGAATCGCGGCTTGTACGGCCGTTGGAGCGAGCTGCAGAATGTCGGGGTCGGAATCACGTCGCCGACCGGAGGCGGAGGTGTGCCGATAAGCGGTTCAGCCACGGCACCGCCGATCTCGCGTGCGGACGAGCTTGACTGGACCACTACTGAGCTGCGAAAAGCTCTACGCTCCATCGAGTGGGACCTCGACGACCTTGAAGACACCATCT GTATTGTTGAGAAAAATCCGACGAAGTTTAAGATCGACAACAAGGAATTAACCGTTCAACGAAGTTTCATCGAGCAAGCACGAGAAGAAGTCaag ATCATGAAGGACAAATTGAATTTGAGTAGAAGCCGGGATCGTGATAACACGGCAAGACAG cCGCTTTTGGATAACAGCCCAGCACGAGTACCTACCAATCATGGCACCACTAAATACAGCAAACtagaaaatgaaattgataGTCCAAATAGGCAATTTCTAAGTGATACAATGCAGCAACAGAACACTATGATAATGCAGCAGGATGAACAATTAGATATGATTGGGGAAACAGTTGGCACATTAAAAACAGTGTCCAGGCAAATCAACAGTGAACTAGATGAGCAAgctgt AATGTTGGATGAATTCGGAAACGAGCTGGAAACGACAGACTCCAAACTGGATGCTACCATGAAGAAGATGGCCAAGGTGCTGCACATGAGTAATG ATCGGAGACAATGGGTAGCCATTGGAGTGTTGACTGCTATATTGgtgtttttaatcattttattcataattaaatga
- the LOC126849618 gene encoding syntaxin-6 isoform X1: MTLENPFFVVKDEVCKALNKNRGLYGRWSELQNVGVGITSPTGGGGVPISGSATAPPISRADELDWTTTELRKALRSIEWDLDDLEDTICIVEKNPTKFKIDNKELTVQRSFIEQAREEVKIMKDKLNLSRSRDRDNTARQPLLDNSPARVPTNHGTTKYSKLENEIDSPNRQFLSDTMQQQNTMIMQQDEQLDMIGETVGTLKTVSRQINSELDEQAVMLDEFGNELETTDSKLDATMKKMAKVLHMSNGNYNNYIPAPTTPVTSSVTDLISDNKPSSLSSLSTTIANCFLCSND, translated from the exons ATGACGCTGGAGAACCCGTTCTTTGTCGTCAAAGA CGAGGTGTGCAAGGCGTTGAACAAGAATCGCGGCTTGTACGGCCGTTGGAGCGAGCTGCAGAATGTCGGGGTCGGAATCACGTCGCCGACCGGAGGCGGAGGTGTGCCGATAAGCGGTTCAGCCACGGCACCGCCGATCTCGCGTGCGGACGAGCTTGACTGGACCACTACTGAGCTGCGAAAAGCTCTACGCTCCATCGAGTGGGACCTCGACGACCTTGAAGACACCATCT GTATTGTTGAGAAAAATCCGACGAAGTTTAAGATCGACAACAAGGAATTAACCGTTCAACGAAGTTTCATCGAGCAAGCACGAGAAGAAGTCaag ATCATGAAGGACAAATTGAATTTGAGTAGAAGCCGGGATCGTGATAACACGGCAAGACAG cCGCTTTTGGATAACAGCCCAGCACGAGTACCTACCAATCATGGCACCACTAAATACAGCAAACtagaaaatgaaattgataGTCCAAATAGGCAATTTCTAAGTGATACAATGCAGCAACAGAACACTATGATAATGCAGCAGGATGAACAATTAGATATGATTGGGGAAACAGTTGGCACATTAAAAACAGTGTCCAGGCAAATCAACAGTGAACTAGATGAGCAAgctgt AATGTTGGATGAATTCGGAAACGAGCTGGAAACGACAGACTCCAAACTGGATGCTACCATGAAGAAGATGGCCAAGGTGCTGCACATGAGTAATGGTAACTATAACAATTACATTCCTGCTCCCACTACCCCAGTGACATCCAGTGTCACTGATCTCATTTCTGATAACAAGCcctcctctctttcctctttatCCACCACAATTGCCAATTGTTTCCTATGCTCTAATGATTAA